The following are encoded together in the Gemmatimonadota bacterium genome:
- the pheS gene encoding phenylalanine--tRNA ligase subunit alpha, producing MGQEAEAIEARALDEIARAADPSDLEDIRIRYMGKNGELTRILRSVGKAAPEDRPRIGQRVNQAKKAVSEALEARKAACGTGRESTAGSLDVTLPGRRPPRGSKHPLTLIREEVSEIFQEMGFSVVDGPEVEWDYYNFEALNIPQDHPARDMQDTFYLGRDIVLRTHTSPVQVRVMEQQQPPVRVIVPGRTYRHENPDATHAFTFHQCEGLYVDKGVTMAQLKGDMTHFARRLFGERVKVRFIPDFFPFTEPSVQYDFSCIACGGDGCRICKNTGWLEISGAGMVDPAVFGFVDYDPEVYTGYAFGMGLDRLAMFKYGIDSIHMFLENDLRLLERP from the coding sequence ATGGGACAGGAAGCGGAAGCCATCGAAGCCCGGGCGCTGGATGAAATCGCCCGCGCCGCCGACCCGTCGGACCTGGAAGACATCCGCATCAGGTACATGGGCAAGAACGGCGAGTTGACCCGGATCCTGCGGTCCGTGGGCAAGGCGGCCCCTGAAGACCGCCCCCGGATCGGCCAGCGGGTCAACCAGGCCAAGAAAGCCGTCAGCGAAGCGCTGGAGGCCCGCAAGGCGGCGTGCGGCACGGGACGGGAATCCACGGCGGGCTCCCTGGACGTCACCCTTCCGGGGCGCCGCCCGCCCCGGGGAAGCAAGCACCCCCTGACCCTGATCCGGGAAGAGGTCAGCGAGATCTTCCAGGAAATGGGCTTCTCGGTGGTGGACGGTCCCGAGGTGGAATGGGACTACTACAACTTCGAAGCATTGAACATCCCGCAGGACCACCCGGCCCGCGATATGCAGGACACCTTCTACCTGGGCCGCGACATCGTGCTCCGGACCCATACCTCCCCGGTGCAGGTCCGCGTCATGGAGCAGCAGCAGCCCCCGGTGCGCGTGATCGTGCCGGGACGCACCTACCGCCACGAGAATCCCGACGCCACCCACGCCTTCACCTTTCATCAGTGCGAGGGGCTGTACGTGGACAAGGGGGTCACGATGGCGCAACTCAAGGGCGACATGACCCATTTCGCCCGGCGGCTTTTCGGCGAACGGGTGAAGGTGCGTTTCATCCCCGATTTCTTTCCCTTTACCGAGCCCAGCGTACAGTATGACTTCTCCTGCATCGCGTGTGGCGGCGACGGCTGCAGGATCTGCAAGAACACGGGATGGCTCGAGATATCGGGCGCGGGCATGGTCGACCCGGCCGTGTTCGGTTTCGTGGACTACGATCCGGAAGTGTACACCGGCTACGCCTTCGGCATGGGGCTGGACCGCCTCGCCATGTTCAAGTACGGGATCGACAGCATCCACATGTTCCTCGAAAACGACCTGCGTCTGCTCGAGCGGCCTTAA
- the rny gene encoding ribonuclease Y codes for MLVTISLYAGTALIMFLFGWYIRKRVEKRKTDSMERLAESILAEAVEEADTIKNTARIEMEEESYQAKAKFERESNQARQEYNRAEKRIAIREQNVERKADYVAKQERGIQKQLQSLQERDEKLTEEEERLEQLVKRQTEQLEQSAGMSTEEARRSLLSNIDARIRAEAGQQARSIIEEARQNAEIEAREIITHAMQKYTLDHVTETTTSVISLPDNEMKGRIIGRDGRNIQAFEMSTGIDVIVDDTPNAVVLSGFNPMRREIAKLSMEKLIQDGRIHPGFIEQVVSKTQEEINDLIQDTGDQILFDLGVTGVRPELAILLGQLKYRMTGGQNALHHSREVAELAGLMAQELELDVTLARRCGLLHDIGKAVEGGPEGAHGALGRSVAEKYGEPPEVLECIGVTHENLDEASPMAVVVRTADVLSVSRPGALREPLEKFVRRLREIEKLVSSFEGVSGAFVMKAGKEVRVMIDHEEVDDLRAVQLATEIARKIQVRMEYSGQIKVTVIRQTRAVEFAR; via the coding sequence ATGCTTGTGACGATCAGTCTCTACGCCGGCACCGCCCTGATCATGTTTCTCTTCGGATGGTACATTCGAAAGCGTGTCGAAAAACGTAAGACCGACAGTATGGAGCGCTTGGCAGAGAGCATCCTTGCAGAGGCGGTGGAAGAAGCTGATACGATAAAAAACACGGCCAGGATCGAAATGGAGGAGGAATCGTATCAGGCCAAGGCGAAATTCGAGCGAGAGAGTAACCAGGCCCGCCAGGAATACAACAGGGCCGAGAAACGCATCGCGATCAGGGAACAGAATGTAGAGCGCAAGGCCGACTACGTGGCCAAGCAGGAAAGGGGCATTCAGAAGCAGCTCCAGTCGCTGCAGGAGCGGGACGAGAAACTGACGGAAGAAGAAGAGCGGCTGGAACAGCTGGTCAAGCGGCAGACCGAACAACTCGAGCAGTCCGCCGGCATGTCGACGGAAGAAGCGAGGCGGTCGCTGCTCAGCAACATCGACGCGCGGATACGCGCCGAAGCCGGCCAACAGGCCCGCAGCATCATCGAAGAAGCCCGCCAGAACGCCGAGATCGAAGCCCGGGAAATCATCACGCACGCGATGCAGAAGTACACGCTGGATCACGTGACGGAAACGACGACATCGGTCATATCGCTGCCCGACAATGAAATGAAAGGACGCATCATCGGGCGCGACGGACGCAACATCCAGGCGTTCGAAATGTCTACGGGGATCGATGTCATCGTCGACGACACGCCCAATGCCGTCGTCCTCTCCGGGTTCAATCCCATGCGCCGGGAAATCGCGAAGCTCTCCATGGAGAAGTTGATCCAGGACGGGCGGATACATCCCGGATTCATCGAGCAGGTGGTCTCCAAGACCCAGGAAGAAATCAACGATCTGATCCAGGATACGGGCGACCAGATCCTCTTCGACCTGGGTGTTACCGGCGTCCGCCCCGAGCTGGCCATCCTGCTCGGACAGTTGAAATACCGTATGACGGGCGGGCAGAACGCGCTGCATCACAGCCGCGAGGTGGCCGAACTGGCAGGTCTTATGGCGCAGGAACTGGAGTTGGATGTGACCCTGGCCAGGCGCTGCGGACTGCTCCACGATATCGGCAAGGCCGTGGAGGGCGGCCCGGAAGGCGCCCATGGCGCGTTGGGAAGATCGGTCGCCGAAAAGTACGGCGAGCCGCCCGAAGTACTGGAATGTATAGGCGTTACCCACGAAAACCTGGATGAGGCCAGCCCCATGGCCGTGGTGGTCAGGACCGCCGACGTCCTCTCCGTGTCCAGGCCCGGCGCGCTCAGAGAGCCGCTGGAGAAATTCGTACGCCGGCTCCGGGAGATCGAAAAGCTGGTGAGTTCCTTCGAAGGCGTATCCGGGGCCTTCGTGATGAAGGCGGGCAAAGAAGTGCGGGTCATGATCGATCACGAAGAAGTCGACGACCTCCGGGCCGTACAGCTCGCCACGGAAATCGCCCGGAAGATCCAGGTCAGGATGGAGTACTCGGGTCAGATCAAGGTGACCGTAATCCGGCAGACCCGCGCGGTCGAATTCGCCAGGTAG
- the pheT gene encoding phenylalanine--tRNA ligase subunit beta: MVIKVPLSWLRAYCDIPWSVEELVERLIMTGLEVDAVETVGSDFEGFVTGHVARVERHPNADRLSLCSVDVGTETLQIICGAPNVAAGQKVPVAPIGTSLPGGMKIKKAKIRGVESFGMVCSEAELNLSDDHDGIMVLDEAIEPGLPLKDVLGEPETVLSIDVGTNRPDCLSLVGIAREITALSGGELRMPSTSVDESGPTAESLANVRVDAPEDCPRFVGRVIAGVRIGPSPDWLKRRVEAAGIRSISNVVDVTNYVMLEMGQPLHAYDLDRLAGQGIIVRRAVAQEPFTTLDGVERTLGHEVLMIADHERGIGVGGVMGGLNTEITADTGRVFLEGACFDAVRVRRGSKALQLQTDASRRFERGMDPELQGAAVSRAAGLIAEVSGGAVATGMIDVRTPAEPEPVIRLRTSSVNGLLGTALDRDEIASFLRKLRFDVQPMRTAEADLEVRVPSFRRDVTREVDLTEEVARLYGYDRIEPVPSVPRHDETAEARKRVEERRAQQDVRRRLRDTMAGFGFTEVVTHSLVHPDRNELIDPSRSSVLIDNPLSPELSAMRTSLAASMLSVLRWNANRKVRDIRIFEVGRVFWPKSDGLPDEPEHLCIAVTGQRHDPHWDGPPGAFDFFDLKGLAEALPGRLGLDRVETVPYDNDDPLFDADRTGELLADGVRIGRFGAVSHGILDRYDIREPVWMGVIDCGVLFGGASERRTYHSAPKYPAVERDLAIVVPDEVSHRDILEEIRACSGDLLEAVELFDVYRGEQIAANRKSMAYAMRFRSGERTLTDAEVTRLQDKVLRRLVNRYRAELRS, encoded by the coding sequence ATGGTGATCAAAGTCCCCCTTTCGTGGCTGCGCGCGTACTGCGACATCCCCTGGTCCGTCGAGGAACTGGTGGAACGGCTGATCATGACGGGCCTGGAAGTCGATGCCGTCGAGACGGTCGGTAGCGACTTCGAGGGGTTTGTCACCGGGCACGTGGCGCGCGTGGAACGCCATCCCAACGCCGACAGGCTTTCCCTTTGCTCCGTGGACGTGGGAACGGAGACCCTCCAGATCATATGCGGGGCGCCGAACGTGGCCGCCGGCCAGAAGGTGCCGGTGGCGCCGATCGGGACGTCGCTGCCCGGCGGCATGAAGATCAAGAAAGCAAAGATCCGGGGAGTGGAATCCTTCGGGATGGTCTGCTCCGAGGCCGAGCTGAACCTGTCCGACGACCACGACGGCATCATGGTGCTCGATGAAGCGATCGAGCCCGGCCTGCCCTTGAAAGACGTTCTGGGCGAACCGGAGACCGTACTGAGCATCGACGTAGGCACCAACCGTCCCGATTGCCTGTCCCTCGTGGGCATAGCGAGGGAAATCACGGCTCTGTCGGGCGGCGAACTGCGTATGCCGTCCACCAGTGTCGACGAATCGGGCCCCACCGCCGAATCTCTCGCCAACGTCCGTGTCGACGCACCCGAAGACTGTCCCCGGTTCGTAGGCCGCGTGATCGCCGGTGTCCGGATCGGGCCTTCCCCGGACTGGCTGAAAAGACGGGTCGAAGCCGCCGGCATCCGGTCCATCAGCAATGTCGTCGACGTGACGAACTACGTGATGCTTGAAATGGGTCAGCCGCTGCACGCCTACGACCTGGACCGGTTGGCGGGCCAGGGCATCATCGTCCGGCGCGCCGTGGCGCAGGAACCGTTCACCACGCTTGACGGGGTGGAACGGACGCTCGGCCACGAGGTATTGATGATCGCCGATCACGAACGGGGTATCGGCGTCGGCGGCGTCATGGGCGGACTGAACACGGAGATCACGGCCGACACCGGCCGGGTGTTCCTGGAAGGCGCCTGCTTCGACGCGGTTCGGGTGCGCCGGGGTTCGAAGGCGCTGCAGCTGCAGACGGACGCGTCCCGGCGATTCGAGCGCGGCATGGATCCGGAACTGCAGGGAGCGGCCGTAAGCAGGGCCGCGGGGTTGATCGCCGAGGTATCCGGCGGCGCCGTGGCAACGGGCATGATTGACGTCCGGACCCCGGCTGAACCCGAACCGGTGATCCGGCTGCGCACGAGCAGCGTAAACGGACTGCTCGGAACCGCCCTGGACCGGGACGAAATCGCCTCGTTTCTGCGTAAACTCCGCTTCGACGTGCAGCCTATGCGGACCGCCGAAGCGGATCTCGAGGTCAGGGTGCCTTCCTTCAGGAGGGATGTAACCCGCGAAGTGGATTTGACCGAGGAGGTCGCACGGCTCTACGGATACGACCGGATCGAGCCGGTTCCCTCCGTGCCTCGTCATGACGAGACGGCGGAAGCGCGAAAGCGGGTGGAGGAGCGCCGCGCCCAGCAGGATGTCCGGCGGCGCCTGCGCGACACCATGGCCGGCTTCGGCTTCACCGAGGTGGTCACCCACAGTTTGGTGCACCCGGACCGGAACGAGCTCATAGATCCTTCCCGGTCCAGCGTCCTGATCGACAACCCCCTGAGTCCCGAGCTTTCCGCCATGCGCACGAGCCTCGCGGCCTCCATGTTGAGCGTGCTTCGCTGGAACGCCAACCGCAAGGTGCGGGACATCCGGATATTCGAGGTCGGCCGCGTGTTCTGGCCGAAATCCGACGGCCTTCCAGATGAGCCCGAACACCTTTGCATCGCCGTTACGGGACAGCGTCACGACCCGCACTGGGACGGGCCGCCGGGGGCCTTCGACTTCTTCGATTTGAAGGGGCTGGCGGAAGCGTTGCCCGGGCGGTTAGGACTTGACAGGGTCGAAACCGTCCCGTATGATAATGACGACCCGCTATTCGACGCGGACCGGACCGGCGAACTGCTCGCGGACGGGGTGCGGATCGGCCGTTTCGGCGCGGTATCGCACGGGATCCTCGACCGGTACGACATCCGGGAGCCCGTCTGGATGGGGGTGATTGACTGCGGAGTCCTGTTTGGCGGCGCGTCTGAACGAAGGACCTATCATTCGGCCCCCAAGTACCCCGCGGTGGAAAGAGATCTGGCTATAGTCGTGCCCGACGAGGTTTCGCACCGGGACATACTGGAAGAAATCCGCGCGTGTAGTGGCGACCTGCTGGAAGCCGTCGAACTGTTCGACGTATATCGTGGAGAGCAGATAGCCGCCAACCGAAAGAGCATGGCATACGCCATGCGATTCCGGTCCGGTGAACGGACGCTGACGGACGCCGAAGTCACGCGGCTCCAGGACAAGGTGCTGCGCCGGCTGGTAAACCGGTACCGGGCGGAACTTCGCTCCTAG
- the xseA gene encoding exodeoxyribonuclease VII large subunit — translation MGTDADTRILTVTELTAGVKTLLEEAFPYVSVSGEISNYKRHSSGHAYFSLKDDRSQLRCVMWRSANRKLTFEPEDGMEVLARGVLSVYEVQGQYQLVAQQLTPVGAGALQAAFERLKARLEEEGLFREEHKKALPSFPERVGVVTSGSGAAIRDIIQVLRRRAPWVSIILRAAPVQGEGAAAEIAAAIEEMNDYGEVDVLIVGRGGGSAEDLWAFNEEAVVRAVFKSRIPVVSAVGHETDFTLTDFAADHRAPTPSGAAEIVVRDLRELKDRSDSVLRRLCGGMAAYMDLHRQRVAALVSSYGLRRPVDQIGQYAQFTDELTRRLADRCFHDHETRGQTVSGLAGRLQALSPLSVLERGYAVCHRASDGGVVRSADELSVDDRVNIRLRKGEAFCRVEHIRGRAEPIAAAPRRKRRGEAAESFSLFDESDSPEHT, via the coding sequence GTGGGGACCGATGCCGATACCCGTATCCTTACCGTTACCGAACTGACCGCGGGGGTCAAGACGCTGCTCGAAGAAGCGTTCCCCTATGTGTCGGTGTCCGGCGAAATCTCCAACTACAAACGGCACTCGTCCGGCCATGCCTACTTCTCCCTGAAAGATGACCGCAGCCAGTTGCGTTGCGTCATGTGGCGATCGGCCAACCGGAAACTGACTTTCGAGCCCGAAGACGGCATGGAGGTCCTGGCACGGGGTGTCCTTTCCGTCTACGAAGTACAGGGGCAGTACCAGCTGGTCGCCCAGCAGCTGACGCCAGTTGGCGCAGGCGCGCTCCAGGCGGCCTTCGAACGCCTGAAAGCACGGCTCGAGGAAGAGGGCCTCTTCCGGGAGGAGCACAAAAAAGCGCTGCCGTCCTTCCCGGAGCGCGTGGGGGTGGTCACCTCGGGCTCCGGCGCGGCGATACGGGACATCATACAGGTGCTGCGCCGGCGCGCGCCATGGGTCTCGATCATCCTGCGGGCGGCGCCTGTGCAGGGCGAAGGCGCCGCGGCCGAAATCGCCGCCGCCATCGAAGAGATGAACGACTACGGCGAAGTGGACGTGCTGATCGTCGGTCGGGGAGGCGGATCGGCAGAGGACCTGTGGGCATTCAATGAAGAGGCGGTGGTCCGGGCCGTTTTCAAGTCCCGCATTCCGGTAGTCTCAGCCGTGGGGCACGAAACGGACTTTACCCTGACCGATTTCGCCGCCGACCACCGGGCCCCCACGCCGTCGGGCGCGGCCGAAATCGTCGTTCGCGACCTGCGGGAACTGAAGGACCGGTCCGATAGCGTATTGAGGCGGCTCTGCGGAGGCATGGCGGCCTACATGGACCTGCACCGCCAGCGCGTCGCCGCGCTGGTCTCCAGTTACGGACTCAGGAGACCGGTGGACCAGATCGGACAGTACGCCCAGTTCACCGATGAGCTGACCCGCCGTCTGGCCGACAGATGCTTCCACGATCACGAAACACGCGGCCAGACGGTCAGCGGACTGGCCGGCCGGCTCCAGGCGCTCAGCCCCCTCTCGGTCCTGGAGCGTGGATACGCGGTCTGCCACCGGGCGTCCGACGGCGGCGTCGTCCGCAGCGCGGATGAACTCAGCGTGGACGACCGGGTGAACATCCGGCTGCGCAAAGGCGAGGCGTTCTGCCGCGTCGAACACATTCGCGGCAGGGCGGAACCAATCGCGGCCGCGCCGCGCAGGAAACGGCGCGGGGAGGCGGCAGAGTCCTTCAGTCTCTTCGACGAATCAGATTCCCCGGAACATACCTAA
- the rpmI gene encoding 50S ribosomal protein L35, with the protein MPKMKTLKAAAKRFKRVASGKFKRSHSHATHNKLSKNGKRTRSLRGTAMASKADTPRLRRMMPN; encoded by the coding sequence ATGCCGAAAATGAAGACGTTGAAAGCGGCGGCGAAACGTTTCAAGCGGGTCGCTTCCGGCAAGTTCAAACGCAGCCATTCCCATGCGACCCACAATAAGTTGTCCAAGAACGGCAAGCGCACGAGAAGCCTTCGCGGTACCGCCATGGCGAGCAAGGCCGACACGCCGCGCCTCAGGCGGATGATGCCGAACTAG
- the zapB gene encoding cell division protein ZapB → MQEQSIELLLGRIETMIDLIQRLKDENAGLRSQNQNLESQVQELQRVQEQSVTTKEELEQENQELRVKQDDIKARIDTMLSRLDVIE, encoded by the coding sequence ATGCAAGAGCAATCCATAGAGTTGTTGTTGGGCCGAATAGAAACGATGATTGACCTGATTCAGCGACTGAAGGACGAGAACGCCGGCCTGCGCAGCCAGAATCAGAACCTGGAGTCACAGGTCCAGGAACTGCAGCGCGTCCAGGAGCAGTCGGTTACCACGAAAGAAGAGCTGGAACAGGAAAATCAGGAGTTGCGCGTCAAGCAGGACGACATCAAGGCACGCATAGACACCATGCTGTCGCGTCTCGACGTCATCGAGTAA
- a CDS encoding cell division protein ZapA, translating to MMDDEKVTVRVNICGTEYPIQAEEEAEYIQRIAAYVDERMREVPVSVTMQSLTSVAVLTAIRIADELHKEREKKQEQVVSESMHDERIADLIRRMDELLESAIPEQDDEKENHDRSC from the coding sequence ATGATGGATGACGAAAAAGTCACCGTTCGCGTCAACATCTGCGGGACCGAGTATCCCATACAGGCGGAGGAGGAAGCCGAGTACATACAGCGGATCGCGGCCTACGTCGACGAACGCATGCGCGAGGTGCCCGTCAGTGTGACCATGCAGTCCCTCACCAGCGTGGCGGTCCTTACGGCGATCAGGATTGCCGACGAGTTGCACAAGGAACGTGAAAAAAAGCAGGAGCAGGTCGTATCGGAGTCCATGCACGACGAGCGGATCGCGGATCTGATCCGGCGCATGGACGAATTGCTGGAAAGCGCGATTCCTGAACAGGATGACGAGAAAGAAAACCATGACCGGTCTTGTTGA
- the xseB gene encoding exodeoxyribonuclease VII small subunit — translation MNEKEGPTFEEALKRLEHIVERMEQGDLPLDESLALFQEGIELSRICTRQLNAADEHVRKLVRVENGRFVIEPLEPETPAGQDDDLSF, via the coding sequence ATGAATGAGAAAGAAGGACCGACCTTCGAGGAGGCGCTGAAGCGCCTGGAGCACATCGTGGAGCGCATGGAGCAGGGCGATCTTCCGCTGGACGAGTCGCTCGCCCTGTTCCAGGAAGGCATCGAGCTCTCCCGGATCTGCACGCGCCAGTTGAATGCGGCGGACGAACACGTGCGGAAGCTGGTCCGGGTGGAGAACGGCCGGTTTGTCATCGAGCCCCTCGAACCCGAAACACCGGCTGGCCAGGACGACGACCTGTCCTTCTGA
- the rplT gene encoding 50S ribosomal protein L20, whose amino-acid sequence MPRATNAAASHRRRKKIIKLARGYWGRRNRLYRTAREAVNRGWAYAYRDRRRRKRDFRRLWITRINAAARLNGLTYGQLIHGMKLAHIEIDRKVLAELAVNDPPAFAEVADAAKAQFS is encoded by the coding sequence ATGCCACGTGCAACCAACGCCGCCGCCTCGCACAGGCGGCGCAAGAAAATCATCAAGCTTGCCCGGGGATACTGGGGGCGACGCAACCGGCTCTACCGGACGGCCCGCGAAGCCGTCAACCGGGGCTGGGCGTACGCGTACCGCGACAGGCGCCGGCGCAAGCGTGATTTCCGCCGCCTGTGGATCACCCGAATCAATGCGGCGGCAAGGCTCAACGGCCTGACGTACGGCCAGCTCATTCACGGCATGAAGCTGGCCCATATCGAAATCGACCGGAAAGTCCTTGCCGAACTCGCCGTCAACGATCCTCCCGCCTTTGCCGAAGTAGCGGACGCGGCAAAAGCGCAGTTTTCCTGA